Below is a genomic region from Mustela lutreola isolate mMusLut2 chromosome 1, mMusLut2.pri, whole genome shotgun sequence.
ACTAGAACAAATGTGTGCAGAGTTTCCTGCATTGTTTTCCCTCCAtagatttgtttcctttttaaattttctcattcaatatttgttgaactCCTATGTCCTAGATGTAAGATGCTAAATTATATGgcaatggaaaaaatagaaaactatccCTCTGTCATGGATCTTACACTGGAGCACTTGTAACATGGAAAGTGTAGCACTATATTCTGGCTGGAGGAGACACGAACCCTGGATACAGATTTACCTTTCTTAAATACAATACATCTGTCAAAACTACTATCTGTGGTTACTATCTGGACTTATAGAAGGACCTTATACACTGTCATGTTGTTTCACATGACATTACTTTTGATCGATAAATGAAATACACTTCACAGTAAATGAACTACAGCAAAGGGCCCATTCTCATGAAATTCAGTGATCTTACCATGTTCTCCACCATCACTGAAGTAGCTGATTAGATTGTATGGTATAAAACCTTTTAAAGATGTGGTTACAGcaccagctagctggaaatactTCATAGGGCTGGAGTAGTATCCTCCAGGATGCTGTCTACGCTCTGAATCAGCATCCAGTGCATAGTACTGTTTCTCCCACTACTAATACTCATATGTCCAggaatcaaaaaatgaaaataggaggGGCTCCATTCCTTATTCCTTATTACCCCTAGTGAGTCTTAGCAAAATTTTTGTTTCCTATCCCTGTATGTTTTCTGGCCTAGAGGTCTTAGTTCCGGAAGAAGGGATGTTTCCAGTAGGAGATAGAATAATTTTACTGAACTGAGATTTGAGACTGCCACCTGGTGTCTCCCTCGTGTCTCTGAATCAATAGGTGATTGATCCTGATCCAAAGGGAAACTGGCCTCTGGTCAATCAGCTCATCTCGAAATGCCAATCTCTTGTGTCCCTGTATATATTGTTCCATATTTTCCCAGAAaacttttgtaataaaaaagatatgttgcattttatgtaaaaaaaaaaaaaaaagggaaactggTTGCTACTATGTAAGGTAAGGGAGAGTATGTCTGGGATACAAGCTCTTTTGGTATCTCTTTAGAACTACCAtgatggtgattatagttaatggaaaattataacaatatatttcAGGCAGTACTTCTAATGGCTCAGACCTTTCAGAAATGAAGGCTTGGGTTACCCAACCTGGCAAAGAACCATGAACTTCTGAGGTGCTTTTAGAGAACAAAAAGATTATGGCATGGCTATTTGAAGAAGGCAATTACAAATACTAGTTACGACCCTATAAGCAGTTGCAGAAACAAAGTGAGATTTGTAATAGTTTAATAGTAATTAGTTTAATAGTTATTAGTATTTCTTCTATTATGAATTACACacacaatattttatatatatatatatctcacaactcgtctttcattttcttattcccTTTATCCCTGTACTGCCTAACATACTACATATTAATAAATTAACTTTATATCACAATATTTTAGCTATAGGATatcaaaggagaagagaaaacatcCTTCAAGGACTTTGCATCTTCTGGAGGAAGTTTTACACAGGATAGTTGCATTGTGGTAGGTGGAAGTGTGACTTTGTATTTGTCTTGGTTTGGAGATTGTGTGGTTTAAAGAGATCAGTGTATCAATGGCATCAGTGTATCAGTGGCAGGTTGACAAGAGATGGACTATAGTGGTCCATTTTATGTATCATCTTAGCTAGGCTGTAGTCCCTGGTTTTTCCATCAAACATTAATCTAGGTGTTGCTATGAAGgcattttgtagatgtgattaaagtTTATAATCAGTTAAATATGGATGGTTATTCTAGATAATCTAGAGTAGCCTGATTCAGTCAGTTGAAAGGCTATAAAAGCAGAACTGACACttccttgagaaagaagaaatttcacCTGTGGGGAAGCAGCTTCAGCTCATGCCCAAGACTTCCAGGCTGCCCTTCCTGACAGCCTGCCCTATATATTTCAGATCTACTTTGCCAGCCCCCACAATTGCATAAGCCAGCTCCATGTAATAAATCTCATAATTTATATCTCCTTCTGGTTCTGTTTGTTTGGTTGAAGCGTTACCTGTACATCCAATACAAATCTTTCTGCAATAAAGGGAAAATTTTACCAATTTCATCATCTGGAAAACTTCCTGCTACTCTCGGTTTTGACAATTTATCTATTACTTTCTTGCTGGTTCACTGCCTGTGGATGTCCAGGAAAACCATAGCCTTTTCCTATCTATCTCCTTCTCTGCAGATTTCTATTCAGCTACAGGgcattctgtttttcctttttgaatgcCACTCTTCCAGCTTTGAATAAAGGAATATAGTTATAACTGGAGGACAGCATTAAATATGTAGCATAGTTATAAAACCTAGTTACATACAGCTTTTgatcttcaatttttaaaatatgagttgtGGATGAAGTTGTcagttttactatttttctacttttagggTTTTAAACATtcagaagtaaaatattttaaatattaaagtaaaagaaatataaaaagaaaatacattatagATGGGGAAAGACCAATGCACTGTTATGGAAAGAGTAAGTTAACTTTCTTGGAAATCAAGTTCATGAAATAAAGTAGGAGATAAGTAAGTACACAGAGGATTTGTATAACAAATGATCTAATGGCTATATAGAAAACTAAAATTCAGACAGTCTAGACTAAAAAAGGAATGTCACGTTATAAATATAGATGATACTGGAGGTTATAACAATAAAGGTTAAGGGCTGCTTAACCAaaattgaaatgaattttaagaataaaaaataaacatgtgagaTTTCGAAATAGCATTGTCTATTAGGAATTAACAAAAGATTTTTGAgcagaaatatatataacatgacaCTGCTCCCTTTTAATAAAAGACTAGAAAATTCTAACATGAGTGTAAGAAGTTCTGTGATAAAAATAGAGCATCTTATATTATCTTTAGTGCCTATGTGAGGGCCATGACCAACAACGTTTCTTTTTGACCAAAGAAAAGTAGTAATATCATTATGAATATACAGTTGTTAGGCTAAATTAATGAAGGCCAGCAGAATGTAACAGGTTTAGATAAATTGGAAACTACCATAgtctataaaatataatgatctatacaaaataaattaaaacaatctcATGTGACCATATACAAAAACTTAGTACAAAATGGGAAGACCATGTAGTTACAATGTAAATACagtcaaaacaaagcaaatatggTATTTAAATCAATAACGCAATTAAAGGTTAGGAAATGTGGTTTCCAAAGCTTTGGCGCAAAATAGTATGCCTGCAATCCTTAAATTCTTGGCAGACTgtatttcattaattcattcatccagTATTGTTGCTGAGCCAGACAGAATCCATCTCTCTTCTATCATTTTATAATGGCTGAATGACCGCATATACTAGGATATTGCACCCACTTttccaaaatcaaaatgaaaacaaatgataggAGGGAAAATCCTGCACATCCAGAGCAAGTACCATCTAAGGAAAAGCATTTTTGTGACCTCTTGTCAATGTCAATGCTTCTTTTACCTAAAAAGGAATGGACTTTAATGAATTGCTATTACTTTTTCTGAAGTTCTATCTGATGACTCTCTTACATCTAAAAAAATTGTATATGTAGAGATtccaacaaaggaagaaaattaaaacatgaaattatatattatatatataatttgttgaAACTCTAcattatgtatacattttatattataaaattattttatgtataaatattatatatcatgatatatataactatatatacacactatatatatatactcacacatagatatatattaaacttgttttctctctgctaTGGTAAGTTTTGCATGCTGCCTACTTTATAATGTTTCTATTACATCTTAAAAGGAgttgtattttatatttccttaaatttgaaaaagtaattacaatgagatatcatcaaTTGTTTATAAAAGGAATCAGGCCCCTAACCCTCTAGGAAGCAAGAAACAGGTCCTAGCCATGAAACTGATGATTACAGAACCTCTTTTTGTATATTCCTCCTAAGACAAAgggcttttaaaataaagcaaaatcaaaaTGGAGAAATCTCACCCATAGAGTTCTCAAAACTAGTTGGATAGTAACTGATTACTTCTTAGcatcttcataaaaataaaattattttataacttcaCTACCAATGCATGTCTCATTAAATTCTGGTTATTTCACACACTGCATTATAAAAGGAAGCATTTAATTAAAgcctgaaagaaaaggagatttttttttttatatctggcTCCTTATCCTATAATTGTGCACTAAGTCAGTATGTTTATAATTACAGACTTTCACCCAGTGTAGGTGGGCTCTGAGATTaagtgaaatgaaaagagaaggaatgTCTGAGTCTCTTTAGCAAAGAGAATCTTTTAAGAAAAGGGCTTGGCCACTGGACATGGTTTTTCTGATGGCATCTTTGACCTCCTTGTTCCTCAGGCAGTAGATAATAGGGTTGAGCATGGGAGTAAAGACTGCATATATGGCTGAGATCAGTTTGTTAGAATTGAATGATGCAATGGCCCGAGGTCGGACATACATGAAGATCACAGCTGTATAGAAGATGACCACCACTGTAAGGTGAGAGGCACAGGTGGAGAAGGCCTTCCGCTGTCCAGTGGCTGAGGGAATTTGCAGAACAGTAGAGACAATGAAGCCATAAGAAAGGACAGTGGCTGAAAGGGGAAACACAAGAATGAGAATGGCTAGCACAAAGTCTACCATCTCAGCCATAGAAAAGTCCATGCAGGCCAGTTTGAGGATAGGGGAAACATCACAGAAAAAATGGTTCAAGATATTATTGCCACAGAAAGTGACTTGGGAGATGAAGTATACCTTTGCCATGGAAATGGTGAAGCCACTCACCCAGGAACTGAGAGTCAGCTGCACACAAAATCCTGTGGTCATCATGGCTGGATAACGAAGAGGACAACATATAGCCATGTAACGGTCATAGGCCATGGCAGCCAAGAGCACACATTCAGTACAGGCAAGTGAGATGAAAAAATAGAGTTGGATCATGCATCCCAGGAAGGAGATGGTATTGGGATGAAGTAGGAATCCAGCCAACATCTTGGGGACTGTGACAGATACATACCAAGTCTCCAGAAAGGACATGGTACCCAGAAAATAGTACATGGGCTTGTGCAGGGACCCAGTGATCCATACAGTGAGAATGATGACCAAATTCTCCAATAGCACAAACAGATAggtgatgaggaagaggaagaaaagcagaacctgtagccatggggaagaagggaaaCCCACCAGGATGAATTCACTAATATGGGTGATATTTTCCTTTGACATGGCTAGGACACCAATAGACAAAGGATTTAATGAAAATAGCATGAGTGAGATCCACATTAGCAACAAGGTGCCCTCAGGCTACAGGTACTTTATCATTAAATTTAACACTGGTCCACAGTCTGGTCCTGGGGTGTGATCTGAGAGGCACGAGAGACCACAAGATCCTCTTCAGAAAATCAGACATTAGAACAGGACCTGAAAATAAATCCACCAAAGACACAAAGTTAAGAATCTCAAAGCAGAATCATGAGGTCAGATTCAGGATTTAGGCCTTCAGATCTGGGTCAGAAGGAAGTGTTCAGGTAAGGAGTAAATACTTTCCTTATCAGCATATTTTATAAGCAGCTATAAGGCAGGAAAACATCATGATTGGAATAAGTGCAAAGGATGGTTTAGGGCAAGGCAAGAAATCAGGGTAGTTCAAATtctggagaaaatgaaagcagaagaCAAACTGGAAAACACTCTCCTAAGAGTGTTTGTGAGTGTTTGTGAGTGTTTGTGAGTGACTTTGGCCTATGCCTCAGCTATTTAGTATGTCTATTGAAAATGCTGGCAAAGCTAGTTAACAATTACTTGCCTATTTTTAGGGCCATGGCTTAAAAAATTGAATGAAGAAATgcctgctctatttttttttaaattttatttattttttttaatttcttttcagtgttcctgaATCCATTGTTTTTctaccacacccagttctccatgcaatatgggccctccataatacccaccactaggctcacccaatgtcccaccttcttcccctccaaaaccctcagtttgcttttcaGAAATGCCTGCTCCATTGAGTAATTAAATACATTTGGATGTTTTTGATGGCTTCTAATGATAATgttatgtatatagatatatgatagttgtatgtatacatataaaatagttCACATTTGATGTCAAATTAATTTGTATAGTTCATCTATACCCTCTCCAAAGACTGGTTCAAAATTTTTGTGCTGCCAGAAGTGTTACATGATTAATTCTATCTACTCCTTGACCCTGAAATTTCTCAATATGAACACGACTGAACACAAGTTGCATATAAAGAGCTGCCTTGAGAGTGGAGAATAAGGAACTTCAACAACCCAAAAGAGTCCTGGGCTTCTTAGGGCCAATAGAATCTGAGGagataattgaaatttaaaaatgctttcttcaTAAGTAgggatagaagaaagagaaaagtagagaTAGAAgttggagcactgggtattatatgcagctaatgaatcattgaatattacatcaaaaattaatgatgtactatatgttggctaatcaaatttaaattttaaaaaggggagaaacagggagttgagggaaattggaaggggagatgaaccatgagagactatggactctgaaaacaatctgagggttttgaagggggggggtTGGCAGGTTGGGggacccaggtggtgggtattatggaggcatatatggcatggagcactgggtgtggtgcattaacaatAAATTTtgtcatgctatttgttatgcataacaaatagcatgacaAATAGCATGACAAAATTCATTGTTATGCATAACATGCATTTGTtatgcataacaaatagcatggaggacaaggggagttagagagaagggagttgagggaaattggaaggggaggtgaaccgtgagagactatggactctgaaaaaaaatctgagggttttgaaaaggtggggggtggaaggttgggggaaccaggtggtgggtattggaaagggcacggattgcatggagtactgggtgtggtgcaaaaacaacgagtactgttacgctgaaaataaatataaaaaaatttttaaaaatgaattttgttatactgaaaagaaattaataaaaaataaaaataaagcaagacagaaacaacatgtgttggaggggatgtggagaaaggggaaccctcttacactgttggtgggaatgcaagttggtgcagcctttttggagaacagtgtggagattcctcaagaaattaaaaatagaacttccctatgaccctgccattgcactcctgggtatttaccccaaagatacagatgttgtgaaaagaagtgccatctgtaccccaatgtttatagcagcaatggccacggtcaccaaactgtggaaagaaccaagatgcccttcaacagacgaatggataaggaaaatgtggtccatatacatacactatggagtattatgcctccatcagaaaggatgaatacccaacttttgtagcaacatggacaggactggaggagattatgctgagtgaaataggtcaagcagagagagtcaattatcatatgttttcacttatttgtggagcataacaaatagcatggaggacatggggagatagagaggagaagggagttgggggaaattagaaggggaggtg
It encodes:
- the LOC131821822 gene encoding olfactory receptor 6B9 gives rise to the protein MSKENITHISEFILVGFPSSPWLQVLLFFLFLITYLFVLLENLVIILTVWITGSLHKPMYYFLGTMSFLETWYVSVTVPKMLAGFLLHPNTISFLGCMIQLYFFISLACTECVLLAAMAYDRYMAICCPLRYPAMMTTGFCVQLTLSSWVSGFTISMAKVYFISQVTFCGNNILNHFFCDVSPILKLACMDFSMAEMVDFVLAILILVFPLSATVLSYGFIVSTVLQIPSATGQRKAFSTCASHLTVVVIFYTAVIFMYVRPRAIASFNSNKLISAIYAVFTPMLNPIIYCLRNKEVKDAIRKTMSSGQALFLKDSLC